In Laspinema palackyanum D2c, a single window of DNA contains:
- the patX gene encoding heterocyst-inhibiting protein PatX has protein sequence MRSYFSIIFCSLFLLGLAANFSGRESHSLELSRSEFNTQVLTARLESGQEIAPHRGSGR, from the coding sequence ATGCGTAGCTACTTTTCGATTATTTTCTGTAGCCTGTTCTTATTGGGTTTGGCGGCAAACTTCTCTGGGCGTGAATCTCACAGTTTAGAGCTGTCGCGTTCGGAGTTCAACACACAGGTATTAACAGCAAGACTAGAGTCGGGGCAAGAAATAGCCCCCCATCGTGGGAGTGGACGGTAA
- a CDS encoding small RNA NsiR4-regulated ssr1528 family protein encodes MTSENKPVAESTTGADAIDVAIAKGIDFDGSPIPEAKLDLYNQVMGLEAGRQRSGVSNTMRSRIVRIGAKHIAQDELNQMLTQADFAPLKEKEIAFYYGSK; translated from the coding sequence ATGACGAGCGAAAACAAGCCAGTTGCGGAGAGTACCACCGGCGCAGATGCGATCGATGTGGCGATCGCCAAGGGAATTGATTTTGATGGGTCTCCCATTCCCGAGGCCAAACTGGATCTGTACAATCAGGTGATGGGACTAGAGGCGGGACGGCAGCGCAGTGGCGTTTCCAATACCATGCGATCGCGCATTGTGCGGATTGGGGCGAAACATATCGCTCAAGATGAACTCAACCAGATGCTGACCCAGGCGGACTTTGCTCCTTTAAAAGAGAAAGAAATCGCTTTCTACTATGGCAGCAAATAA